TTGGATCTTTCTTCTCCTGCTTCTGCCCACTCAATCCCCAAATGGTCAGAAAGTCCATGTGGCACACCAGGTTCGCCAGTGAGGAACATTGAGGGCTATGTGTGCAAGTTCAGTTTCAAAGGTATGTGCCACCCTGTGGCTCTTGGGGGACCAGGTGAGGTGACTTACACAACACCTTTCGGGGCCTCTAGCACCTCCCTGGCTGCTGTGCCGTTTGCTTCAGTAGCCAATGTGAACTGTAGGGATGgaggtgaaaaaaaaagtcactaccTCTTGTGCAAGGAACGAAGCCCCAATCTGTTTGACTGGGGCACCCCAGGGCCTTTCTGTGCCTCCCCAAACCATGGCTGTGCTTTCAATAATGGTGGCTGTCAGCAGGAATGCTTAGAAGGGGGAGACGGTTCATTCCTCTGTGGCTGTCGTCCAGGATACCGCCTTCTAGATGATTTGGTGTCCTGTATCCCCCGAGACCCTTGCCATCCCAACCCATGCAGGGGAAAGGCAAAGTGCAGCCCTGGGAGTCATGGACAGCACTATGAGTGTCAATGTCCTGCAGGCTTCAAGCTCACTCCAAATCGACTAGATTGTGAAGATGTGGATGAGTGCAGTAGATTCCCTTGCACTCACAAATGTGTCAACACTCCTGGTAGCTTCCATTGCACCTGCCACCCAGGTTATAAACTCCAAGGCCATAATGGAATGGAATGCTGGGATGTGGATGAATGCACTGGGGACCATTCCCCCTGTGCACAGCTTTGCATCAACACCATAGGCTCTTTTCAATGTGCCTGCCAAAAGGGCTACCAGACAACTGGGGAAGATGGGACCCAGTGCCAAGATGTGAATGAATGTGAGGAGGAGAGAAACCCCTGTGAAGGCTTCTGCTACAATGTACCAGGCTCTTTCCAGTGTGGCTGCCTTCCAGGATGGAATTTAGCCCCCAATGGTGTCTCCTGCATTGCCAACCACAGCAAATCAGGTCTTCCAGATGACAGTCAcaaaaagaatgatgaaaaggaaggagagaagatgaatgaaatggagaatgagaaagaagaaaaggagcaagaaaaagagaacaatggTTCTTCTCCCTCAGTTTTGGACACAACCAAGAGATCCGAATCCACTTCAGGAGCTAGTGTTCTCTACAACATAGCACCTCCACTGGGGAGAACTTCCCAACAGACTAATACTCCTATCACTCAAGACCCTTCTAGGCCTCCTACATTCAGTACACAACCAATAATTCAGATGGTATCCAGCATCACTCACCCCACATCAATGATCATCCCTGATGGAGGATCTCAGAAAGGAGAATCCTTGGCAAATGAGAGTGATGACACTGATGGTCAGAAATTACTCCTGTTTTATATTTTGGGGACAGTAGCAGCCACCTTGCTTCTTCTGGCTATGATCCTGGGGTTAGTGTTCTATCgcaagaagaaagcaaaaagggCAGAGAAGAAGTCCCCTCAGAATGCAGCTGACAGCTACTCCTGGGTCCCTGAGCAGGCTGAGAACAGGGCAGTAGAAAATGAGTACAGGTAAAATCTGGTAGCCTGTATGGAGGAGATGGAGGCAAGGGAAGCCAAAAAGGGGGAGGTGGGAGGGGAGCGTTTTTGTTATAAGGCTGTGAGCCCCACAGAGATCAAATTGAAGACAGGAGACAAAGCTACCACAATCAATGAACAATCTCTCAGAAGTGTACTTTAAATTGAACTGCTAGAGACAAAAGGGTATTGTGGGTATTttgatatgtgtgtatacatgtaaagaatatatgaatgtatagctctttgggtatatGTCCACACACATGAGAATGGACAATAATCCTATGCATGTGTAATAGATTATGGGCAATGAGAACATGTGCCAAGACAATCTATGTTTCAATCTTTAAtcacaattaattttaaatggaattttaaaataatatataaatatatacataaatgtgtatatatgtatacatatatacacatttatgtatatataagcatGATTTTCAAGTTTGGAACTAGAATTGAAGGAAACAATGGTAAACCTGTGTTCTGAGGACATTCTTTTTTTGtgtcaattctcttttttttcaaagcagATTATTTGAACTTACATCTATTTCCTATGAGTGAGCAGCATATATGGTACCTTTAAAACACAGGGGTGGGGTTTATGAAGAACTGGATTTTATACTGTGCTTACATAAATGTTTCATGAAGATCAACAATGGGCATCTATTCTGTCTGTTTTCATGTTCTGTTggagtttaattttgttttttttttttcacccagaATATTGTGAAGCTGTTCATaataggataaaagaaaaaagtaagaggaTAGGATAGGAGAAATtgtatgttaaaataatttttttgatcttcatttttttcagtaaaaaaaaaaaaaagttggatgaAAACCATGAATTCTTTTTTATAGCAATAGATATAATCCCTCAGGTCAGATAGTTGGTATTGAAGAGGACACTTAATTGATACTTCGTATGTTACcaaattaatgtctttttttttttgctgaactTTATATCTATGATTAGATATTGAAGAAACTCATTGAGGTGGGCATTCATGAAGTGAATTATCCTAATAGCTAAGTCTTTAGAAATCAGGATTCCTCCATCCCAAGTTGTTGGATTTCAATCTATTCAGAAGATTATGATTAGGGGAGAATAACAGAAGTTATTTTAGGTAAATTAAAGGtgctaatatattttttttaatgtttaacccaaagatctaaagaaagaaaaatacaaagatccAATTAAGCATTTCCATTGGGAGATTTCCAGATCTGATTAGCTAGCTACCATGTCAGAGTTAGTACCAGTAACTATAGAAAGAACTGAGGCCATGTTAGCAACTTGACAAGGTCACAATTAATTATGATGGAACTTTATTAAAGTGTTCAGTTACAGGATAAATTCAGTCTGAGGACTTACTTATTGGCAAATGTAGATCCTTTTGACATGGTGTTTATGAAGGCCTCCGGATATTTTGCCCCTATTAGCAAATTACATTCGCCCTAACCAGATAAGTGATTCACCTAGATGAAGAGCATT
The DNA window shown above is from Sminthopsis crassicaudata isolate SCR6 chromosome 2, ASM4859323v1, whole genome shotgun sequence and carries:
- the CD93 gene encoding complement component C1q receptor, with product MGTALLPLILLLFSQMLFSPKTWARASNEEEEDEAAAVCAGTACYTAHWGKISAAEAQINCSTNGGNLATVKSEEEAQHIQEALAQLPDKGASARTVKFWIGLQREKSKCMDRDDPLKGFSWVGGGENTSYSNWHKEPMSTCISKRCASLLLDLSSPASAHSIPKWSESPCGTPGSPVRNIEGYVCKFSFKGMCHPVALGGPGEVTYTTPFGASSTSLAAVPFASVANVNCRDGGEKKSHYLLCKERSPNLFDWGTPGPFCASPNHGCAFNNGGCQQECLEGGDGSFLCGCRPGYRLLDDLVSCIPRDPCHPNPCRGKAKCSPGSHGQHYECQCPAGFKLTPNRLDCEDVDECSRFPCTHKCVNTPGSFHCTCHPGYKLQGHNGMECWDVDECTGDHSPCAQLCINTIGSFQCACQKGYQTTGEDGTQCQDVNECEEERNPCEGFCYNVPGSFQCGCLPGWNLAPNGVSCIANHSKSGLPDDSHKKNDEKEGEKMNEMENEKEEKEQEKENNGSSPSVLDTTKRSESTSGASVLYNIAPPLGRTSQQTNTPITQDPSRPPTFSTQPIIQMVSSITHPTSMIIPDGGSQKGESLANESDDTDGQKLLLFYILGTVAATLLLLAMILGLVFYRKKKAKRAEKKSPQNAADSYSWVPEQAENRAVENEYR